In Triplophysa rosa linkage group LG7, Trosa_1v2, whole genome shotgun sequence, the following proteins share a genomic window:
- the LOC130557075 gene encoding uncharacterized protein LOC130557075, translated as MGATDTMGIKLLDQERMQEIWWTQQRHIDCIQDPPCVQLYRKTGQVTKDGVILPLYRCARGSTSLELFHLHLNRFVPGTSANALHFQMYLLEGLVQWNEARGVTAVEGASREDICYGGQLLQYCNVLSQQLLGRKLAQDYTSPGEYTGELIGVEYLYSQTSRAFEEDFAVDPDIPNGIRDEDLQGDLEGDEGFEDVCLDEPIEFLALEDNDLQPLQEQTAALQPPALASSQRDPAAESSSPALSTQSQMESVGPDGQTGYDHVIRLADGLVGLRHQGFVIQSKVDEIVMLWNNLSECDKGPLIYPPATVTDN; from the exons ATGGGGGCAACAGACACCATGGGCATCAAGCTCCTTGACCAGGAGAGGATGCAGGAGATCTGGTGGACCCAACAGCGCCATATAGACTGTATCCAGGACCCACCATGTGTACAGCTGTACAGGAAGACAGGACAGGTGACCAAGGATGGGGTCATTCTACCTTTGTACCGCTGTGCACGTGGCTCAACATCCCTGGAGTTGTTCCACCTCCATTTAAATCGCTTCGTGCCAG GTACAAGTGCAAATGCCTTGCATTTTCAAATGTACCTGTTGGAAGGACTAGTGCAGTGGAACGAGGCACGTGGGGTCACTGCAGTTGAAGGTGCCAGTAGGGAGGACATCTGCTATGGCGGCCAGCTACTGCAGTACTGTAACGTACTGAGCCAGCAGCTTCTGGGTCGGAAACTGGCACAGGATTACACCAGCCCGGGTGAATACACAG GAGAGCTCATTGGTGTGGAATACCTGTATTCTCAAACCAGCAGAGCGTTTGAGGAAGACTTTGCTGTAGATCCTGACATTCCAAATGGGATTCGGGATGAAGACCTGCAGGGTGATCTGGAGGGTGATGAGGGGTTTGAGGATGTGTGTCTTGATGAGCCCATTGAATTTCTGGCGCTCGAGGACAATGACCTGCAGCCCCTTCAGGAGCAGACAGCAGCCCTACAACCTCCTGCTCTGGCCTCATCCCAGAGAGACCCAGCAGCTGAGTCTTCCTCTCCTGCCTTGTCCACTCAGAGCCAG ATGGAGAGTGTGGGACCAGATGGCCAAACTGGTTATGACCACGTCATTAGGCTGGCCGACGGTCTGGTTGGCCTGCGCCATCAGGGGTTTGTCATTCAGAGCAAGGTGGATGAGATCGTCATGCTCTGGAACAACCTGTCAGAATGTGACAAGGGCCCTCTCATCTATCCCCCCGCCACCGTGACAGACAACTAA